The following coding sequences lie in one Glycine max cultivar Williams 82 chromosome 19, Glycine_max_v4.0, whole genome shotgun sequence genomic window:
- the LOC106797386 gene encoding uncharacterized protein produces MCVCGCVCGSFRFDTAQTLVSRFLQVSSFFEDEGESLVESDETKVQTWSSQHYRNEPVVVVATPRLQKYSSFDDQSGEKPLLLPIRSLKSRLSEEDIDVQSLNMSMSSKRFSSYLNRKAEVEADDVDVDADVNNSQGFSSNSNRKAEVIMLSSNTYVIMLSSNAEDSVRKKGFYKSCPPPPPPPPPTMFQKSVFMKPRFDGSSNEAPSFNKELKRSFTSERTTPVGKKSHEENKSMQGTLFRSNKFMGHASVPLVSQPAEKESLLVESDDDDDDDDTETEDQDVEAGRIVAQNNDRGKGPPVIGGESSKIDGDEGPDVDKKANEFIAKFIEQIRLQRIESIKRSTRSARNSSR; encoded by the exons atgtgtgtgtgtgggtgtgtttgTGGTTCCTTTAGGTTTGACACTGCACAAACTCTTGTGTCAAGGTTCCTTCAggtttcttcttttttcgaGGACGAGGGTGAGAGTCTCGTCGAGTCTGATGAAACAAAAGTCCAAACTTGGAGCAGCCAACACTACAGGAACGAACCTGTGGTTGTTGTTGCTACTCCACGGTTGCAAAAGTATTCAAGTTTTGATGACCAGAGTGGGGAGAAGCCTCTGCTTTTGCCCATTCGAAGCTTGAAATCTCGCTTATCTGAAGAAGATATTGATGTTCAATCTCTGAACATGTCAATGAGTTCTAAAAGATTTTCAAGCTATTTGAATAGAAAAGCAGAAGTTGAAgctgatgatgttgatgttgatgctgAT GTCAACAATTCTCAAGGATTTTCAAGCAATTCCAATAGAAAAGCAGAAGTTATAATGTTGTCTTCAAACACTTATGTTATAATGTTGTCTTCAAACGCAGAGGATTCGGTGAGGAAGAAGGGCTTCTACAAGTCTTGTCCTCCACCACCTCCGCCACCGCCACCAACAATGTTTCAGAAATCAGTGTTCATGAAGCCAAGGTTCGATGGTTCATCCAACGAAGCACCTTCCTTCAATAAGGAGTTAAAGAGAAGCTTCACAAGTGAGAGAACCACACCAGTGGGAAAGAAAAgtcatgaagaaaataaatccaTGCAAGGCACATTGTTTAGAAGTAACAAGTTCATGGGGCATGCAAGCGTGCCTCTTGTGTCACAGCCAGCTGAGAAAGAAAGCCTTCTTGTGGAatctgatgatgatgatgacgacGATGACACAGAAACCGAGGACCAAGACGTTGAAGCAGGAAGAATCGTTGCTCAGAACAATGACAGGGGAAAGGGTCCACCTGTTATTGGTGGAGAAAGTTCAAAAATAGATGGTGATGAAGGACCAGATGTGGATAAGAAGGCTAATGAGTTCATTGCTAAGTTTATAGAGCAAATAAGGCTTCAGAGAATTGAGTCAATCAAGAGGAGTACAAGGAGTGCAAGAAACTCTTCAAGGTAA